The following are encoded in a window of Spodoptera frugiperda isolate SF20-4 chromosome 3, AGI-APGP_CSIRO_Sfru_2.0, whole genome shotgun sequence genomic DNA:
- the LOC118274072 gene encoding alpha-tocopherol transfer protein has product MTDTELWTFQEIAFKAEMDRHDDPESEEEAFILCAEDPASRTRNIVELRNMIYERGECHPPRMDDAFLLRFLRARRSVPARAHRLLVRYCNFRDQNPHLWRDIDWFGLTKLGHVFEGVLFDRPDVGRLIICRLGQWDPDDYPVDDLIRGCLLLLEIGIMQPKLQVLGGTALLDCEGLTMKHMRQFSPAIALQAMNVMGFAFPLHQRGVHVVNCSRVFETLFHFFKRLAPVDDLWKRVRFHGNDLSSLHKYIPPDCLPKRYGGHRQEVSLEKWLTKIRQYKNKDFDNDMRTLGYAVD; this is encoded by the exons ACCGACACAGAACTATGGACGTTTCAAGAGATCGCATTCAAAGCGGAGATGGATCGGCACGACGACCCTGAATCCGAGGAGGAGGCTTTCATCCTGTGTGCAGAAGACCCGGCCTCTAGAACTAGGAATATTGTGGAACTTAGGAATATGATATATG AAAGGGGTGAGTGTCACCCTCCTCGAATGGACGACGCGTTCCTACTGCGGTTCCTGAGGGCGCGGAGATCagtacctgcgcgagcgcatagactt TTAGTTCGCTACTGCAACTTCCGTGACCAGAACCCGCACTTATGGCGCGACATCGACTGGTTCGGCCTCACTAAACTGGGCCATGTGTTTGAAGGCGTACTCTTCGACAGGCCGGATGTCGGTAGACTTATTATTTGTAGACTTG GACAATGGGATCCAGATGATTATCCAGTAGACGACCTAATCCGAGGTTGTCTACTTCTTCTGGAAATTGGCATCATGCAGCCGAAACTACAAGTGCTAGGAGGAACTGCTTTACTGGACTGTGAAGGTCTTACCATGAAGCATATGAGGCAGTTCTCACCAGCGATAGCCTTGCAAGCCATGAATGTTATGGGG tTTGCATTCCCGCTCCACCAACGAGGTGTTCATGTGGTCAACTGCTCAAGAGTCTTCGAGACATTGTTCCACTTCTTCAAACGTCTGGCGCCCGTGGATGATCTCTGGAAGAGGGTCCGATTCCATGGAAATGATCTTAGCTCTCTACATAA ATACATACCTCCCGATTGTCTTCCGAAGAGGTACGGTGGGCATCGACAAGAAGTATCTCTAGAAAAATGGCTGACGAAAATTAGGCAGTACAAGAATAAAGACTTTGATAACGATATGAGAACACTAGGATATGCTGTTGATTAA